The Acidobacteriota bacterium genome has a segment encoding these proteins:
- a CDS encoding YbaB/EbfC family nucleoid-associated protein yields the protein MKFLQLFEQAKAIQQKLQEELDSVEVEASAGGGLVRVKMSGHKTVTALSIDPGLFSEGDHAMVEDLVRAAVNDATRQVDKTLKKRMGSLGGGLLPGLE from the coding sequence ATGAAGTTCCTTCAGCTTTTCGAGCAGGCGAAGGCCATCCAACAGAAGCTTCAAGAAGAGCTCGATTCCGTGGAGGTCGAGGCCTCGGCAGGCGGCGGCCTGGTCCGCGTGAAAATGTCGGGGCACAAAACGGTCACGGCGCTTTCGATCGACCCCGGGCTTTTTTCCGAGGGCGACCACGCCATGGTGGAGGATCTGGTGCGCGCGGCCGTCAACGACGCCACGCGCCAGGTGGACAAGACCCTCAAGAAAAGGATGGGCTCGCTGGGAGGCGGCCTCCTGCCGGGGCTTGAATGA
- the recR gene encoding recombination protein RecR, with translation MRALERLVAHFEKLPGVGRKTAERFAYHLLSLPPKDIEGFSKSLLDLKSALVACRKCGGYGESDPCAVCSDPGRASDLLCVVGNAGAAVLIERTGRYRGLYHILGGPLTRSSRSTGPRRTEPRLKALLARIEKTPPREVLLAFPASAEGEATAASLSRMLKPLGLRVTRLGVGLPVGSELEYADEATLARSLDSRRKL, from the coding sequence ATGAGGGCCCTCGAGCGCCTCGTCGCGCACTTTGAAAAACTGCCCGGCGTGGGCCGAAAAACGGCGGAGCGCTTCGCCTATCACCTCCTGAGCCTTCCTCCCAAGGACATCGAAGGTTTTTCGAAGAGTCTTCTCGACCTCAAGAGCGCCCTCGTCGCCTGCCGCAAGTGCGGCGGCTACGGCGAGAGCGACCCGTGCGCCGTATGTTCCGACCCGGGGCGCGCGAGCGACCTCTTGTGCGTCGTAGGAAACGCGGGCGCCGCCGTGCTCATCGAGCGCACGGGGCGCTACCGCGGCCTCTACCACATCCTGGGCGGGCCCCTCACGCGGTCTTCCCGCAGTACCGGGCCGCGCCGGACGGAGCCCCGCCTCAAGGCGCTCCTTGCGCGCATCGAGAAAACGCCGCCGCGCGAGGTGTTACTTGCGTTTCCGGCTTCCGCCGAGGGAGAGGCGACGGCCGCCTCGCTCTCCCGGATGCTCAAGCCGCTCGGGCTGCGCGTCACCCGCCTCGGCGTGGGGCTCCCCGTGGGAAGTGAGCTCGAGTACGCAGACGAGGCCACGCTCGCCCGCTCGCTCGACAGCCGCCGGAAGCTTTAG
- a CDS encoding ATP-binding cassette domain-containing protein has product MIEAQNLTMRYGSVTAVEDASFTVRPREVVGLLGPNGAGKSTIMKILTTYLWPTSGTAKICGKDVLDEPTEVRKRIGYLPESLPLYMDMEVGRYLRFVGHARGLDGGTLRARMDWTVERCGIQEVYRRPIRELSKGFRQRTALAQALVHDPEVVILDEPTSGLDPHQIIEIRKLVRELAREKTVIFSTHILHEVEVVADRIVIISRGHIIADGTIDELRQKAAKTQRLEIAVEAAREDVEQAFSGLLAARRVTFLEQRNGTVWFHLETEPSQDTLHQIREFMHEQGWKIQQLRDVPLTLEETFLALTEAEDSTA; this is encoded by the coding sequence ATGATTGAGGCCCAGAATCTCACCATGCGCTACGGCTCGGTGACCGCCGTAGAAGACGCCTCTTTCACCGTTCGCCCGAGGGAAGTCGTGGGCCTCCTGGGGCCGAACGGGGCCGGCAAATCCACCATCATGAAAATTCTCACGACCTACCTCTGGCCCACGTCGGGCACGGCGAAGATCTGTGGCAAGGACGTGCTCGACGAGCCCACCGAGGTGCGCAAGCGCATCGGCTACCTTCCCGAGTCCCTGCCCCTCTACATGGACATGGAGGTCGGCCGCTACCTCCGTTTCGTTGGCCACGCGCGGGGCCTTGACGGCGGCACCTTACGAGCGCGGATGGACTGGACCGTCGAGCGGTGCGGCATTCAAGAAGTCTACCGCAGGCCCATTCGGGAGCTCTCGAAAGGCTTCCGGCAGCGAACGGCCCTGGCGCAGGCCCTTGTGCACGACCCTGAAGTCGTCATCCTGGACGAGCCGACCTCGGGCCTCGACCCGCACCAAATCATCGAGATCAGGAAACTCGTGCGGGAGCTCGCGCGCGAGAAAACCGTCATCTTCTCGACGCACATCCTCCACGAGGTCGAGGTCGTCGCCGACCGCATCGTGATCATCAGCCGCGGACACATCATCGCGGACGGCACGATCGATGAGCTGCGCCAGAAGGCCGCGAAAACGCAGCGCCTTGAAATCGCCGTCGAGGCCGCGCGCGAGGACGTGGAGCAGGCGTTCTCCGGCCTCCTCGCCGCGAGGCGGGTCACGTTCCTGGAGCAGCGAAACGGAACCGTGTGGTTTCACCTCGAGACGGAGCCGAGCCAGGACACCCTTCACCAGATACGCGAATTCATGCATGAGCAGGGCTGGAAGATTCAGCAGCTTCGAGACGTTCCGCTCACGCTCGAGGAAACGTTCCTCGCGCTCACGGAGGCGGAAGACAGCACGGCATAG
- a CDS encoding Gldg family protein, with amino-acid sequence MKELGRATWTIFRREAAAQFASPMAYIFIIVFLQVSTGLFLFLPPFFVYPVADMTAFFGWIVPVLCVFAPAATMRIWAEERKENTIELLLTFPVPAPALVLGKFLAAFAFYLVALASTLMVPLMIAWLGDPDGGTILSGYFGAALMGALFIAIGMFVSGFCRDQVTAFVLSFLACGAAALFGWSVFVTILEGSLGVLGSFLRSMLGMTVHYVPFTRGIVETADVLYFLAWTALLLFLNGVYLEGRNRPNVHIKFLGTAALVAVVGGLFNLVFVDRSLARFDLTENNIYTVSEASKDILGNLKVPVQANVYISPKDKMPAEFKTLERDLVDKLRELSVASGRMLEWKVVHMEAANVLGPTKEEKKDDEEKSLEEWLIEKGVRPFSVRALREDQATTQLIYSSIGVAYKEKPEEIIPQVLPSHLPEIEYRLMSAVFKLTREKEPTVALVAPYEDVVIPPHIMQMYAQMGQRPPQRDDPFVMLQRLLEHEKFTVRRVKFTKDEPLPEDYDTLVVVNPRSLDKRQQWEINRALVEGKPTFLAVQNFRWDYSVRGQVANISRQDESPAVNDILSPSGLEIANDILMDSNHQSVTISNPSNPLERLFGGGITLNLPMHISVNPSSMNREVSITNRVGQLFYLWGSRLALDEEKLDERELEVTTLFSTSDKAWTVPASYSLTRTNFQKPTVTNAYPLAVLARGQFADSFAGRERPAWPPPEQSPGMPPQELEAWDDEPPAAPLSPNPGMLILTGCAEMFKKGTLMRGNLDFFLNSVDALTLGEELIHIRSKKPLDRTMDKPSSAARTFWKFMDMGFATCIVIAAGIGRAVLARRSRERYAASLRRKD; translated from the coding sequence ATGAAGGAACTAGGCAGGGCGACCTGGACGATATTTCGGCGCGAGGCGGCGGCGCAGTTCGCCTCGCCGATGGCCTACATCTTCATCATCGTGTTCCTTCAGGTGAGCACCGGGCTCTTCCTGTTCCTCCCGCCGTTCTTCGTGTATCCGGTTGCCGACATGACGGCGTTCTTCGGCTGGATCGTGCCGGTGCTCTGCGTCTTCGCGCCCGCCGCCACGATGCGCATCTGGGCCGAGGAGCGCAAGGAAAACACGATCGAGCTTCTCCTGACGTTTCCCGTCCCCGCGCCAGCGCTGGTGCTGGGAAAATTCCTGGCCGCTTTCGCGTTTTACCTCGTCGCGCTTGCGAGCACGCTCATGGTCCCGCTGATGATAGCCTGGCTCGGCGATCCCGACGGGGGCACCATTCTGAGCGGCTACTTCGGCGCGGCGCTCATGGGCGCGCTTTTCATCGCCATCGGCATGTTCGTCTCCGGCTTTTGCCGCGACCAAGTGACGGCCTTCGTGCTTTCGTTTCTGGCGTGCGGGGCGGCGGCGCTCTTCGGGTGGAGCGTTTTCGTAACCATCCTCGAAGGAAGCCTCGGCGTGCTCGGCTCCTTCCTCCGCAGCATGCTGGGCATGACCGTCCACTACGTGCCGTTCACCCGCGGCATCGTCGAGACGGCCGACGTTCTCTACTTCCTCGCCTGGACGGCGCTGCTTTTGTTCCTCAACGGCGTCTACCTTGAGGGCCGCAACCGCCCCAACGTCCACATTAAATTCCTAGGCACTGCGGCGCTCGTGGCCGTCGTCGGCGGGCTGTTCAACCTCGTCTTCGTCGACAGGAGCCTGGCCCGCTTCGACCTGACTGAGAACAATATTTACACCGTTTCCGAGGCCTCGAAGGACATTCTCGGAAATCTCAAGGTGCCCGTCCAGGCCAACGTCTACATCAGCCCGAAGGACAAGATGCCGGCGGAGTTCAAAACCCTCGAACGTGACCTCGTGGACAAGCTCCGCGAGCTGAGCGTCGCGAGCGGAAGAATGCTCGAATGGAAAGTCGTCCACATGGAGGCGGCCAACGTGCTGGGCCCGACCAAGGAAGAGAAGAAGGACGACGAGGAAAAATCGCTCGAGGAGTGGCTCATCGAGAAGGGCGTCCGCCCCTTCTCCGTCCGCGCCTTGAGGGAGGACCAGGCCACGACGCAACTCATCTATTCATCCATCGGCGTCGCGTACAAAGAGAAGCCGGAAGAAATCATCCCCCAAGTCCTGCCGTCCCACCTTCCCGAGATCGAGTACCGCCTCATGAGCGCCGTCTTCAAGCTCACGCGCGAGAAAGAGCCTACCGTGGCGCTCGTCGCCCCCTACGAAGACGTCGTGATTCCCCCCCACATCATGCAGATGTACGCGCAAATGGGTCAAAGACCTCCCCAGCGGGATGACCCCTTCGTTATGCTGCAGCGGCTTTTGGAGCACGAAAAATTCACGGTGCGCCGCGTCAAGTTCACGAAAGACGAGCCGCTTCCGGAAGATTACGACACGCTCGTCGTCGTCAACCCCAGAAGCCTCGACAAGCGGCAGCAGTGGGAGATCAACCGCGCTCTCGTCGAGGGAAAACCCACGTTCCTCGCCGTCCAGAACTTTCGCTGGGACTACTCGGTCCGCGGCCAGGTGGCCAACATCTCGCGGCAGGACGAGTCGCCCGCCGTAAACGACATTCTGAGTCCGTCCGGCCTCGAAATCGCAAACGACATCCTCATGGACTCAAACCACCAGTCCGTGACCATCTCGAACCCCTCGAATCCGCTCGAGCGTCTCTTCGGTGGCGGCATCACGCTCAACCTGCCCATGCACATCTCGGTCAACCCGAGCTCCATGAACCGCGAGGTCTCGATCACGAACCGCGTCGGCCAGCTCTTCTATCTCTGGGGCAGCCGCCTTGCGCTGGACGAGGAGAAGCTGGACGAGCGCGAGCTCGAGGTCACGACGCTTTTCTCGACGAGCGACAAGGCATGGACGGTGCCCGCGAGCTACAGCCTGACGCGGACAAACTTTCAGAAGCCCACGGTCACCAACGCCTATCCGCTAGCGGTTCTGGCGCGGGGGCAATTCGCCGACTCGTTCGCGGGCCGGGAGCGGCCCGCTTGGCCGCCACCGGAGCAAAGCCCCGGCATGCCGCCCCAGGAGCTCGAAGCCTGGGACGACGAGCCGCCGGCTGCACCCCTAAGCCCCAACCCGGGCATGCTCATCCTCACGGGCTGCGCGGAGATGTTCAAGAAAGGCACTCTCATGCGCGGCAACCTAGACTTTTTCCTAAACAGCGTTGATGCCCTGACCCTCGGCGAGGAGCTCATCCACATCCGCTCGAAGAAGCCCCTAGACCGCACAATGGACAAGCCGTCGAGCGCGGCGCGCACGTTCTGGAAATTTATGGACATGGGATTCGCGACCTGCATCGTCATCGCCGCAGGCATCGGGCGCGCCGTCCTCGCGCGGCGCTCCCGCGAGCGCTACGCCGCGTCGCTTCGACGAAAGGACTAA
- a CDS encoding DUF4340 domain-containing protein, with translation MLSKKQLAVLCAVAGLLLVALLVQKILSPEPSLREELRLEALAPEDFRTLDASRLEIYRGSREDDKVVLAREGGAWFVATRYNAPANETKVGEFLKKIKNLQGELRSDEEAVLEDFRLTDENALHVAVYREGSEETWSHLLVGRQETFGRSFLRRAGESRVFAGNANLATEAGIRDEEADKSPESSPWVEKTVADLEKDQITRIALATPDYTYVFEKRATESAPQPDEAEAPQVAEASWEWVLAEGGRKKTFKQSGVDGIVDRFDLLTATDVEDPARTAELGLAEPRYRCSVALADGSETVLLAAAPEEENGDAYLQAEGRDTIYRIQWWQFEKLFPEPENLFE, from the coding sequence ATGCTGTCGAAGAAACAGCTCGCCGTTTTGTGCGCCGTCGCGGGGCTGCTGCTCGTCGCCCTCCTCGTTCAGAAAATTCTCTCTCCCGAGCCGAGCCTCCGCGAGGAGCTCCGCCTCGAGGCGCTCGCCCCCGAAGATTTTCGCACTCTGGACGCCTCCCGGCTCGAAATCTACCGCGGCTCCAGGGAAGACGACAAGGTCGTTCTGGCGAGGGAGGGCGGCGCCTGGTTCGTCGCAACCCGTTACAACGCGCCGGCCAACGAAACCAAGGTCGGCGAATTCCTGAAAAAGATCAAGAACCTCCAGGGCGAGCTCCGCTCCGACGAGGAGGCCGTCCTCGAGGATTTCCGGCTGACGGACGAAAACGCGCTTCACGTCGCGGTCTACCGGGAAGGAAGCGAAGAAACCTGGAGCCACCTGCTCGTCGGCAGGCAGGAAACTTTTGGCCGCTCCTTCCTGCGGAGGGCCGGTGAATCCCGCGTGTTCGCCGGGAACGCGAACCTCGCCACGGAAGCTGGAATCCGGGACGAGGAGGCGGACAAGTCGCCCGAGTCGTCGCCGTGGGTCGAAAAAACCGTCGCGGACTTGGAGAAGGACCAGATCACGCGCATCGCCCTTGCGACGCCGGACTACACGTACGTCTTCGAGAAGCGCGCGACGGAGTCGGCGCCGCAGCCGGATGAGGCGGAAGCGCCCCAAGTGGCGGAAGCTTCCTGGGAATGGGTGCTCGCCGAGGGCGGAAGGAAGAAAACATTCAAACAGTCCGGTGTCGACGGCATCGTGGATAGATTCGATCTGCTCACTGCGACCGACGTGGAAGACCCGGCGAGAACGGCGGAGCTCGGCCTCGCGGAGCCCCGCTACCGGTGCAGCGTGGCCCTGGCCGACGGAAGCGAGACCGTGCTTCTCGCTGCCGCCCCCGAGGAGGAGAACGGAGACGCCTACCTGCAGGCCGAGGGCCGGGACACCATTTACCGGATCCAGTGGTGGCAGTTCGAAAAGCTCTTTCCCGAGCCGGAAAATCTGTTCGAGTGA
- a CDS encoding complex I NDUFA9 subunit family protein, with protein sequence MIAVTGGSGFVGSAVVRLLAERGKIVRVLSRSPRRAAGKFPSQVAVAEADVGDAESLERGFAGAQAVVSAVQFPNHPVEQPWRGRTYVEVDGRGAERQVEAARRAGVEHFVYLSGAGTREGRTEPWFRAKEMAERAVRESGLAWTIFRPSWIYGPGDRSLNRFATFAKFLPFVPIIGSGRERVHPVYVKDVARAVAAALDRPEAHNQIVEMGGPAMTMREVVETLLKALKRRRPVVPHPKPLMKLAGFFLQYLPKPPLSPAAVDFVTMEEPVNLDVYEKIFSDLPLMRMEQALGEYLS encoded by the coding sequence ATGATTGCAGTCACGGGCGGAAGCGGTTTCGTCGGCTCGGCCGTTGTGCGGCTCCTAGCGGAGCGCGGAAAGATTGTCCGCGTCCTGAGCCGCTCCCCCCGGCGCGCGGCCGGAAAATTTCCCTCCCAGGTGGCGGTGGCCGAAGCCGACGTGGGCGACGCCGAGTCGCTCGAGCGGGGATTTGCGGGAGCGCAGGCGGTCGTAAGCGCCGTCCAGTTCCCGAACCACCCCGTAGAGCAGCCCTGGCGCGGGCGCACGTACGTCGAGGTGGACGGGCGCGGAGCCGAGCGCCAGGTCGAGGCTGCCCGGCGCGCCGGTGTCGAGCATTTCGTCTACCTGAGCGGCGCGGGCACGCGCGAGGGCCGGACGGAGCCGTGGTTTCGGGCGAAGGAGATGGCCGAGCGAGCCGTCAGGGAGAGCGGCCTCGCCTGGACGATTTTCCGCCCCTCGTGGATTTACGGCCCCGGCGACCGGAGCCTCAACCGGTTCGCGACGTTCGCGAAATTTCTTCCGTTCGTCCCCATCATCGGAAGCGGCCGCGAGCGAGTGCATCCCGTGTACGTCAAGGACGTTGCGCGCGCCGTCGCGGCCGCGCTCGACCGCCCGGAGGCGCACAATCAAATTGTGGAGATGGGCGGCCCAGCGATGACGATGCGCGAAGTGGTCGAGACGCTTCTGAAGGCTCTCAAGAGGCGCCGCCCCGTCGTGCCGCACCCGAAGCCCCTGATGAAGCTCGCGGGCTTCTTTCTGCAGTATCTTCCCAAGCCTCCGCTTTCGCCCGCGGCGGTGGATTTCGTCACCATGGAGGAGCCGGTCAACCTCGACGTCTACGAGAAGATTTTTTCCGACCTTCCGCTCATGCGGATGGAGCAGGCGCTGGGGGAGTATCTCAGCTAA
- the hemW gene encoding radical SAM family heme chaperone HemW yields the protein MKRTVVQPFESFPPPCYTGKMLGLYLHVPFCRSRCSYCDFYFVVDTKSGTRERFVAALRREILAARREPPLPANTVYFGGGTPSLLEPEEVEKILGVCREAFALERNAEITLEANPEDLSPARAHGFREAGVTRLSLGVQSFREDALRLMMRSHNAGQIEESFRAARRAGFDSINVDLICGLPGETATSWSGALRQALSLKPDHLSLYVLELHERTYLGRKVARGAVIPPADEATAGMFEAAAAALEAENFEHYEISNFALPGHASRHNLKYWSDGPYLGFGPAAHSYAEGKRWANAAHLRKYLDAVEHGRSPALPPEPMSRERLAAERIILGMRKLSGHALSPEDSSYLEGRTREMERFLTAGLVERENGLVRLTRKGLLVSNEVFAALLDKEATSERTKENHAIQEI from the coding sequence GTGAAACGAACGGTTGTCCAGCCGTTCGAATCTTTTCCACCCCCATGCTACACTGGAAAAATGCTCGGCCTCTATCTGCACGTCCCCTTCTGCCGCTCGCGCTGCTCCTATTGCGATTTTTACTTCGTCGTTGATACGAAGTCCGGCACGCGCGAGCGATTCGTCGCGGCCCTGCGGCGGGAAATCCTCGCCGCGCGCCGTGAGCCTCCTCTTCCGGCCAACACTGTCTACTTCGGCGGCGGGACGCCCTCGTTACTTGAGCCGGAAGAGGTCGAAAAAATTCTCGGCGTCTGCCGCGAGGCGTTCGCGCTTGAGCGGAACGCGGAAATAACCCTGGAGGCCAACCCCGAAGACCTCTCACCCGCGCGCGCCCATGGGTTCCGCGAAGCGGGCGTGACGCGCCTGAGCCTGGGCGTCCAGTCGTTCCGCGAGGACGCGCTGCGGCTCATGATGCGGTCGCACAACGCGGGGCAAATCGAAGAATCGTTCCGCGCGGCGCGGCGCGCCGGTTTCGACTCCATAAACGTCGACCTGATTTGCGGCCTTCCCGGCGAGACCGCCACTTCATGGAGCGGGGCGCTCCGCCAGGCGCTCTCCCTCAAGCCCGACCACCTCTCGCTCTACGTCCTCGAGCTCCACGAGCGCACCTACCTCGGGAGGAAGGTCGCGCGCGGCGCAGTCATCCCGCCCGCGGACGAGGCGACGGCGGGCATGTTCGAAGCCGCCGCGGCCGCCCTGGAGGCCGAGAATTTCGAACACTACGAGATTTCCAACTTCGCCCTTCCCGGCCACGCCTCGCGCCACAACCTGAAGTACTGGAGCGACGGCCCGTACCTGGGTTTCGGCCCCGCGGCGCATTCCTACGCGGAAGGCAAGCGCTGGGCGAACGCCGCGCACCTACGGAAATATCTCGACGCGGTGGAACACGGGCGCTCCCCTGCCCTTCCGCCGGAACCCATGTCCCGCGAGCGGCTCGCGGCGGAGCGCATAATCCTCGGCATGCGCAAGCTCTCGGGGCACGCCCTCAGCCCGGAGGATTCTTCCTACCTCGAAGGCCGCACGCGCGAAATGGAGCGTTTCCTCACTGCGGGACTCGTCGAGCGGGAAAACGGCCTCGTCCGCCTCACGCGGAAAGGACTCCTCGTATCGAACGAGGTGTTCGCGGCGCTCTTAGACAAAGAAGCCACTTCCGAGCGAACGAAAGAAAATCATGCCATCCAAGAAATTTGA
- a CDS encoding DUF4013 domain-containing protein produces MIPSHVDFGRAFTFAFEDKDWLKKFLIGAVAVLFAPVLVGSLVLFGYAKALFRGVALEGKETLPEWDRAGDYLADGVQVFIIVFAYSIPLVAVTVGPWAFLQALSTVSQLSAESVRIVSCCCSWPFAAVVGLVVLFSLPVALMRFCATENLAAAFEFQTIVDFVRSHFSNYILLLFVLVAAELLAWVGFVVFAVGVLFTGFWAMLVATHAMAQTWRLAREESGAGADEPFEG; encoded by the coding sequence ATGATTCCTTCGCACGTGGATTTCGGGCGGGCGTTTACGTTCGCGTTTGAGGACAAGGACTGGCTCAAGAAGTTTCTTATTGGCGCCGTCGCCGTGCTCTTTGCACCGGTGCTCGTAGGCAGCCTGGTGCTTTTCGGCTACGCCAAGGCGCTGTTTCGAGGGGTAGCGCTCGAGGGCAAGGAGACGCTTCCCGAGTGGGATCGGGCGGGCGACTATCTGGCCGACGGCGTGCAGGTATTCATCATCGTGTTCGCCTATTCGATTCCCCTAGTGGCGGTCACCGTTGGGCCGTGGGCGTTCCTGCAGGCGCTCTCCACCGTTTCCCAGCTCTCGGCCGAGTCGGTGCGCATCGTGAGCTGCTGCTGTTCGTGGCCTTTCGCGGCGGTGGTGGGCCTGGTGGTTCTTTTTTCGCTCCCGGTGGCGCTTATGCGATTCTGCGCCACCGAGAATCTCGCGGCCGCTTTCGAATTCCAGACCATCGTTGACTTCGTTCGGAGTCACTTCTCGAATTATATTCTGTTGCTCTTCGTGCTCGTCGCGGCGGAGCTCCTCGCCTGGGTGGGATTCGTTGTTTTTGCCGTCGGGGTCCTCTTTACGGGATTCTGGGCCATGCTTGTCGCCACGCATGCCATGGCGCAGACCTGGCGCTTGGCGCGGGAAGAAAGCGGCGCGGGCGCGGACGAGCCCTTCGAGGGGTAG
- a CDS encoding sugar phosphate isomerase/epimerase has product MSSSLLVSTQRENFDSFLSIARSQGTGLEIQSFTSPEVLDDNWKSLVKTYEKRLKDFEGGVSLHGAFYDSFPHTRDKRLKRIVRDRYMRCLEIGKRLGARTVVFHAHFNPFIKHSTYINSWVRRQVDFWKELVDFAEREQVTITLENLWEENPSMIQSLLRAVPSERFKACFDTGHANLFSRVPIEQWVKELGKDLFHVHLHNNHGEMDEHLSPRNGTLKFEKFFKALEALPHTPQISIEVYEEKAAEEGVEMVRALSPRPDYAARSGSAD; this is encoded by the coding sequence ATGTCATCTTCCTTGCTTGTTTCAACGCAACGAGAGAACTTTGACTCCTTTCTGAGCATCGCCCGGAGCCAAGGGACGGGACTCGAGATCCAGTCTTTCACGAGTCCGGAAGTGCTCGACGACAACTGGAAGAGCCTCGTCAAGACCTACGAAAAGCGCTTGAAGGATTTCGAAGGCGGCGTCTCGCTCCACGGTGCGTTTTACGACTCTTTTCCACACACCCGGGACAAGCGCCTCAAGAGAATCGTCCGCGACCGCTACATGCGCTGCCTCGAAATCGGCAAGAGACTCGGGGCGCGCACCGTCGTCTTCCACGCCCACTTCAACCCGTTTATCAAACACTCCACTTACATCAACTCCTGGGTCAGGCGGCAGGTGGACTTCTGGAAAGAACTCGTGGATTTCGCCGAGCGGGAACAAGTGACCATTACGCTCGAAAATCTATGGGAGGAGAACCCATCCATGATTCAGAGCCTCCTGCGCGCGGTGCCCTCCGAGCGCTTCAAGGCCTGCTTCGACACGGGCCACGCCAACCTCTTCTCCCGCGTTCCCATCGAGCAGTGGGTCAAGGAACTCGGGAAAGACCTCTTTCACGTCCACCTCCACAACAACCACGGCGAGATGGACGAGCACCTTTCACCGCGGAACGGCACGCTGAAATTTGAAAAATTCTTCAAGGCTCTGGAGGCCCTGCCCCACACGCCGCAGATAAGTATAGAGGTGTATGAGGAGAAAGCCGCCGAGGAGGGCGTGGAGATGGTGCGCGCGCTGAGCCCGAGGCCGGACTACGCCGCCCGCTCCGGCTCCGCCGACTAG
- a CDS encoding NUDIX pyrophosphatase: MPHLKVQVYVFTNTKPQRYLLLRYHDEKGGYWQPVTGSVEGDESLRDAALREAREETGVTGRAGDLVESGYAFDFHSYGKDRRESVFGLRASAARDGAPPPVTLSREHQAFRWCTFEEALSLLRWDSNKEGLRSLAERLVEAPRQSRETRE; encoded by the coding sequence ATGCCCCACCTCAAGGTCCAGGTCTACGTTTTCACGAACACGAAGCCGCAGCGTTACCTTCTGCTTCGCTACCACGACGAAAAGGGCGGCTACTGGCAGCCCGTGACGGGCAGCGTCGAAGGGGACGAGAGCCTTCGCGACGCCGCCCTCCGCGAGGCGCGCGAGGAAACCGGCGTCACGGGCCGCGCCGGAGACCTGGTCGAGTCCGGCTACGCGTTCGATTTCCACTCCTACGGAAAAGACCGCCGGGAGAGTGTATTCGGCCTCCGCGCTTCCGCGGCCCGCGACGGCGCACCGCCGCCCGTGACGCTCAGCCGCGAGCACCAGGCGTTCCGGTGGTGCACCTTCGAGGAAGCGCTCTCGCTTCTCCGCTGGGACTCGAACAAGGAGGGCCTGCGCTCGCTTGCGGAGCGTCTCGTTGAAGCCCCCCGGCAATCCCGCGAGACGCGAGAGTAA
- a CDS encoding tetratricopeptide repeat protein, translating into MASKEALRWARAEARGVELSEEFSDLSLIPRQYRGAGKIPYDFLTPEEGMVLARLDAQTSIEGVLGLTGFDRETTLRTLYVLQRSGILELVDEKRVQDERKEVDVLEREIGALEEKFPLLVDDPFAFFGVPSGAPLAQIRKAYREILARFHPDRMRQHRRFNKRLDAILEAMVEAFDRIAGSADQRTGRTDRRSGTDRRVYVQPIDSLDRRSGKDRRRGDADRRAQVEEEPDYSLGPPFPEPKNDHEKAENFCAEAVRLLQQGRGESAVPVLQKAVGLEPQNVRFRLRLANAMLPIKNLSHKADEQYKKILSMQPDNIDALLGLARLCIRIGKRPAALECIEKAKKAQPDHPALERLEDRLSVVKKKR; encoded by the coding sequence ATGGCTAGCAAGGAAGCCCTTCGGTGGGCTCGCGCGGAGGCTAGAGGCGTGGAGCTTTCCGAGGAATTTTCGGATCTCTCTCTCATTCCGCGCCAATATCGGGGGGCGGGGAAAATCCCTTACGATTTCCTCACGCCCGAGGAGGGCATGGTGCTCGCCCGCCTCGACGCCCAGACGTCCATCGAGGGCGTTCTGGGCCTCACGGGGTTTGACCGCGAGACGACGCTACGCACTTTGTACGTTCTCCAGCGGAGCGGCATCCTCGAGCTGGTGGACGAAAAGCGCGTCCAGGACGAGCGGAAAGAGGTCGACGTGCTGGAGCGGGAGATCGGAGCGCTCGAAGAAAAATTCCCTCTTTTGGTGGACGATCCGTTCGCCTTTTTCGGCGTGCCGTCCGGCGCGCCCCTCGCGCAGATCCGCAAGGCCTACCGGGAGATTCTGGCGCGTTTTCATCCCGACCGGATGCGGCAGCACCGGCGCTTCAACAAACGCCTGGACGCCATACTGGAAGCCATGGTGGAGGCCTTCGACCGGATTGCCGGCTCCGCGGATCAGCGGACTGGGAGGACGGACAGGCGGTCCGGGACGGACCGGCGGGTGTATGTGCAGCCAATCGATTCCTTGGATCGGCGGAGCGGCAAGGATCGGCGGAGGGGGGATGCGGATCGACGGGCGCAGGTGGAGGAGGAGCCGGACTATTCCTTGGGCCCGCCTTTTCCCGAGCCCAAGAACGACCACGAAAAAGCGGAGAATTTCTGCGCCGAGGCTGTTCGGCTCCTGCAGCAGGGACGCGGCGAGAGCGCGGTTCCGGTCCTTCAGAAGGCGGTGGGCCTTGAGCCTCAAAACGTCCGCTTCCGCCTGCGCCTCGCCAATGCGATGCTTCCCATCAAGAATCTTTCGCACAAGGCCGACGAGCAGTATAAGAAAATCCTGAGTATGCAGCCCGACAACATAGATGCCCTGCTCGGTCTGGCCCGGCTCTGCATCCGGATCGGAAAGCGCCCCGCCGCCCTCGAGTGCATCGAGAAAGCCAAGAAGGCGCAGCCCGACCACCCCGCCCTTGAGCGCCTCGAGGACCGCCTCTCGGTCGTGAAGAAGAAGCGCTAA